Sequence from the Panicum virgatum strain AP13 chromosome 5N, P.virgatum_v5, whole genome shotgun sequence genome:
AAAATGGATCACAACTCACAACCTGGAACGAAGATTCAGATAGTAGTTTTCTTTAGATTGTTGATTTCGTACAAATTTCGCAAAATAAGTTTGTTTCTTTCGTTCTTTCATGCAGTGCATATATTATTTGCATCCATGTGTTTGGATTTGTGTTCTTTCCAAGAACTTTCTAAGTGTACAAACTCAAATAGCCGCACAAAGTTCTTATTCTTGTCTAACCAATTCCCTGTGCAGATACTTAGCTTTTCCTTCACTTCAGAATGGGTCACAACATGGGTGAAGGTTCTGAGTTTGAAGAGTGGGAAGCCAAAACTTATGCAGGCCTGATTTCAGGAgatttgaaagttaaaaatGGTGAGAGGTACAAGTGCCCCTTCTGTAGCTCTGGCGGAAAGGGATATTGCAGTATAAATGGCTTGCTTCGGCACGCCTCAATAGTAGCAGGTGCTTCAACCAACTCTGGAGTGAAGGCAACCCACAGTGCTCTCATCAAGTATTTGAACAATAGCTATGGTACATCATCTGAGCCACAGTCCCAGCAGGTAGCTGTGGAGCCAAGACTTCCTGAGAACAGAGGTAAGCAGTATGTCTGGCCATGGATGGGTGTCCTAGTTAACTTGCCTACCAAATGGGAAGATGGTCATCGGGTTGGAGCAAGTGCAGCTAGGTTGAAGGAGCAACTATCACGTTTTTGCCCGCTCAAGGTCGCTGCTTTATGGAATACTAGAGGTCATACAGGGACTGCTATTATGGAATTTGGAAAAGACTGGAGTGGATTTGAAAATGCACGGGCCTTTGGAAGTTACTTCGTGGCAGAAGGACATGGTAAAACagattggaagaaaaaaaagaatggcTACTCAGGGCTTTTCGGCTGGGTTGCAATGGATGAAGATTACATTTTCCAGGGACCAATAGGGGCCCACTTGAGAAAAAGCGGTGACCTGAAAACCATCAATGAATTTGAGAATGAAAGAGTACAAAGAGCAGATAAACTTGTATCTCAATTATCTAGCCAAGTTGAGGTGAAGGATAGACATTTGAATGAGCTTGAATGGGAATACAATGGGATAATTGAGTCGCTTGACAAGATGGTCAGGGAAAACGAAAAGCTTAGACTATCGcatgaaaaatgtaatattAAATATTTTGCTTTAGTCTACATTATGTTCTAATTATCATGCCTCTGTCCTCAACCATACGCCAACTTTTCAACTTTTGAATGGTAACAGGTATTAGTGAGAAGCAGCAGCAAGCGCGCGTGCGTTCCCTGGCTATTATTGAGAGGAATAAAATGCTGCATTTGGAACTCGACTCCAAGATAAATGAACTTGACTTGAGAACCAAACGGCCTTATGATCTTGCTTCAAGCAGTAACTATGACAGAAGGAGCACTGAACAGGAGAAGCAGATGGTGTGTGACTTCTTGCCTTTATTCTTCCCATTTTTTTTGTtggtgaagaaaaaaaaaaggctatgttgttgttgttggtgaagATGGTTCATTTAGCCACCTTTATTTTCCTTATAAATGTTGTGTAATTATGTTGGCTGCTTCTGTTACAAGTAATCCTTTTTGACGAGATACCTTGATTTGGATTGTGCACCGGCAATCCAATCCATAGTTATCACAATGGTGAAAGTTTGGCTAAGTGCTTCTGGAAATATGCACTCTTACATAGTTTGATGTTGCTTGTTTCAGAATGCTATGGAATCAAACCATCTTAAGATGGCAATGCTAGAACAAGAAAGAGCCAAGGAGAATGTGCTGAAGCGTCTGGAAGAACAAGTGGTATGTGTCTATGTCCCATTTTTGTCATACTCTGATGcttttgtttcaaaataatGTCTTTGTGAAAGTCTTACCATATGTCAACTGCAGCGAGAGAAAAAAGATATTTTCAACAAGATTGAGAAGTTGAAAGAACAGTTTTATCAAAAGAAGACCCTTGAATTTCAAATACAACAGACGAAGGGAGAACTAGGTGTGATGAAGCACATGCCATACGGTGAAGGTTCAGAATTGAAGAATAAAATGGATGAGTTGAGTAAGAATCTGAAAGAAAAGGAGGATGAACTGGATGTGTTGAGTAAGGAGTTGAAAGAAAAGGAGGATGAACTCGGAAAAATGCAGTCACACACCAACACTCTGATTGTCAAGGACAGGGAAAGCAACGCTATGTTACAAGAAGCTCGAAGCATACTGGAAAAAGTATGTTACTTGTTTTGCTGATCGAATTCTGTAGTGTTCATTTCTTACACTGATATGCTTATTTAAGTGAATGTTCAGTGTTCTGCATTAGATTTCTTGATCACTCATCTTTGATGTATGCATCTGTGACTTGCTATGCAGGGCCTTAAGCTTTCAACAAGTGGCAGGGCGCATATAGGAATCAAGTTAGTCGGGCAGCTTGATCCGAAACCTTTCTTAAATGCTTGTCTACAGAGGTTGTCAAAAGGTGATGCAGAACTTCGTGCTGGCGAACTTTGTTCAGAGTGGCAACACCAAATTAAAAATTCAAATTGGCATCCAATTAAGGTTGTCGAGGTTGATGGGAAAGAGCCGGTACAAATATTTACTTCACTGTTACCTTTTTCTCTCAAATACTTACTTTTGTATTAATAGAAGAAAAATGTCTGTAATTTCAATATGCTAGGTTTTGTACCACATCTCTGTGCTTGCAGTAATTCACGGTGATGGTTGGACAACATAAACATAGCCAAACTTTTGTTGCGTGACATCTGATGGTGCAATGGCGTGATGCAGGAGAGGATAATCGTGGACGATGCAAATCTCCAGGA
This genomic interval carries:
- the LOC120673960 gene encoding protein INVOLVED IN DE NOVO 2-like; this encodes MGHNMGEGSEFEEWEAKTYAGLISGDLKVKNGERYKCPFCSSGGKGYCSINGLLRHASIVAGASTNSGVKATHSALIKYLNNSYGTSSEPQSQQVAVEPRLPENRGKQYVWPWMGVLVNLPTKWEDGHRVGASAARLKEQLSRFCPLKVAALWNTRGHTGTAIMEFGKDWSGFENARAFGSYFVAEGHGKTDWKKKKNGYSGLFGWVAMDEDYIFQGPIGAHLRKSGDLKTINEFENERVQRADKLVSQLSSQVEVKDRHLNELEWEYNGIIESLDKMVRENEKLRLSHEKCISEKQQQARVRSLAIIERNKMLHLELDSKINELDLRTKRPYDLASSSNYDRRSTEQEKQMNAMESNHLKMAMLEQERAKENVLKRLEEQVREKKDIFNKIEKLKEQFYQKKTLEFQIQQTKGELGVMKHMPYGEGSELKNKMDELSKNLKEKEDELDVLSKELKEKEDELGKMQSHTNTLIVKDRESNAMLQEARSILEKGLKLSTSGRAHIGIKLVGQLDPKPFLNACLQRLSKGDAELRAGELCSEWQHQIKNSNWHPIKVVEVDGKEPERIIVDDANLQELKDEYGQEVYAAVTKALLEIDEYNGSGRYCKPVMWNFKADRRATLTEGVRFIIKQWQSHKRKR